Genomic DNA from Comamonas resistens:
CCTGATCCGCGAGATGGGCCGCGACGGCTGGCTGGCCATAGGCTGGCCCAGAGAGTACGGCGGCCAGGGCCTGTCGGCCACCGAGCAACTGATCTTCATGGAGGAGGCCAATATCGCGGGCGCGCCGCTGCCCTTCGTGACCATCAGCACCGTGGGCCCGGCGCTGATGGCGCACGGCTCCGAGGCGCAGAAGCAGGAGTTCCTGCCCGGCATGGCCAGCGGCGACACTATCTTCGCCATCGGCTACTCCGAGCCCGGCGCGGGCTCGGACTTGGCCGTGCTCAAGACCCAGGCCAGCCTGCAGGGCGACCTGCACAGCGGCCACTTTGTGGTCAATGGGCAGAAGCTCTGGACCTCGGGCGTGGAGGCGGCCGACTACGTCTGGCTGGCCGTGCGTACCAGTCCCGATCTGGCGCGCCACAAGGGCATTTCCATCATGGTGGTGGATACGCGAGCCCCCGGCTTTTCGCACACGCTGATCGAGACCGTGGGCGTGTACACGGCGGCCACCTACTACGACAACGTGCAGGTGCCGGCCAGCCGCCTGGTGGGGCCGCTCCACGGTGGCTGGAAGCTCATCACCGCGCAGCTCAACCACGAGCGCCTGGGCCTGGGCGCCTGGTCCGACAAGGTGTTCGGCCCCTTTACCCGGGTGCTGCAATGGGCCAAGGCCAGGGACGAGGACGGGCGCTGTGCCATGGACCAGGCCTGGGTGCGCCGCAGCCTGGCCGAATGCTATGTGCGGCTGGAGGCCCAGCGCCTGACCAATCTGCGCATTGCCGCCAGCCTGGAGGCCGGCGCGCTGGATGTGAGCCTGGCCTCGGCTTCCAAGGTCTATGGCTCCGAAGGCGTGGTCGAGGTGCTGCACAAGCTCATGGACATCGTGGGCAGCAGCGCCCTGGTGCGCGGCGGCTCGGCCGCGGCCTATCTGATGGGCGAGCTGGAGTACGAGCTGCGCGTGGCCACCATCAACACCTTTGGCGGCGGCACCAACGAGATCCAGCGCGAGCTGATCGCCCAGTTCGGCCTGGGCCTGCCGCGCCCGCAGCGCTGAGCATGGCGCCCACAAAAGCAAGAGGAGGAGACCCAGGATGAGCGTATCGACCACCGTGCCGCCGCGCGAGCAGACCCAGCAGAAGCTGGACCGCCGCTCGGCCATTGCCGCCAGGTACCTGGCATCCCTGCCGTACACCACGGCCGACCGGCTCGAGGACAGTGCGCGCCAGTTCGGCGAGCGCAGCCTGGTGCTCGAAGGCTTGCAGCGCTACAGCTACGCCGAGGTCAACCGGCGCGCCAACCAGGTGGCGCGTGCGCTGCGCCAGCAGGGCGTGGTCCGGGGCGACGTGGTGGCCCTGGCCATGGAGAACCGCGCCGCCTTCTTCTTCGCCTGGTTCGGCATCGCCAAGCTGGGCGCCGTAGTGGCCTTCATCAACACCCATGTGTCGGGCCGGCTGCTGCAGCATGCGCTGGAGGTGACCGGGGCCCGCCATGCCATCGTCGGCGGGGAATGCTCGGCGCGCTTTGCGGAGGTTGAAGACCTGGCGCTGTGGCACTGGCCCGATGCCGGAGCGGGCGAGTCTTGCGGCCCGGACCTGCAGGCCCTGGCCGGTGCCCAGGACGGTGGCAATGTGCCGCAAGAGTGGCGTGACGGGCTCAGGGCAGGCGACACGGCCCAGTACATCTTCACCTCGGGCACCACCGGCCTGCCCAAGGCGGCCATCGTCAGCCA
This window encodes:
- a CDS encoding acyl-CoA dehydrogenase family protein translates to MFIDLTPEQHALRLQCRDYFQALMTPELKARMRGAEGGDEYRALIREMGRDGWLAIGWPREYGGQGLSATEQLIFMEEANIAGAPLPFVTISTVGPALMAHGSEAQKQEFLPGMASGDTIFAIGYSEPGAGSDLAVLKTQASLQGDLHSGHFVVNGQKLWTSGVEAADYVWLAVRTSPDLARHKGISIMVVDTRAPGFSHTLIETVGVYTAATYYDNVQVPASRLVGPLHGGWKLITAQLNHERLGLGAWSDKVFGPFTRVLQWAKARDEDGRCAMDQAWVRRSLAECYVRLEAQRLTNLRIAASLEAGALDVSLASASKVYGSEGVVEVLHKLMDIVGSSALVRGGSAAAYLMGELEYELRVATINTFGGGTNEIQRELIAQFGLGLPRPQR